From the genome of Francisella tularensis subsp. tularensis:
AATGTTGAATTTGTGACTCAATCGCTAGAGATTGGTATTACTCTAGCATTTATATTATTTGTATTTTTTTTCTTAATAACAAAAGATGATAATCCTGTAGATATAATTATTTCTGGTGCAGAGGGTGAGACTACTGTACTTGATGAGTTAAAAAAGCTTGATAACAATTTTGTATTATTCAATAGAGTTGTTTTACCTGATGAGAAATCAACAGTAGGCAATAGAGAAATTGATTTTGTCGCGATTTCACGTAAAGGTATATATATTATTGAAGTTAAAAATAATCGAGGCTATATTGAGGTTGAAAATATGGCTGAAAGGTGGAATGTATCTAAGACTTCACAGAATAATAAAATTTATGCTAAAACCATAAAAAATCCTATTAGGCAAACTTTTGCTCAGAAAAAAGTTTTACAGACATTTCTTTATAATCAAAAGATTTATATCAAAGGTGTACCTGTAGTTACGATAGTTATTTTTGCTAATGAAGATGCACAGTTGAGTGAAAATTTCATTGCTGACGATGCTAATCAAGCTGTTCTTTCTTTAGAGAATTTAATACCTTTTATTAAGGCAAAAGAAGAATATCTTGAGAAGATGCCTACTTGTTCACGCCGAAAAATTATTAGAAAACTTGAGAAAAAATAATGCTTGATAATAGACCTATAGGTGTTTTTGATTCGGGAATCGGAGGTTTGACAATTGTTAAAAACCTCATGAGTATATTACCAAATGAGGATATTATCTATTTTGGTGATATAGCTAGGATACCTTATGGGACAAAATCGCGAGCTACGATTCAAAAGTTTGCAGCACAAACAGCAAAGTTTTTGATTGACCAAGAGGTCAAAGCAATCATTATTGCTTGTAATACTATTTCAGCTATTGCTAAAGATATAGTCCAAGAGATTGCTAAAGCAATACCGGTAATAGATGTAATAACAGCTGGTGTAAGCTTAGTAGATAATTTAAACACAGTTGGTGTAATTGCTACTCCAGCAACCATCAATAGTAATGCATATGCTTTACAAATTCATAAAAAAAATCCTAATATTGAGGTGTATAGTAATCCTTGCGGTTTATTTGTATCAATGATAGAGGAAGGCTTTGTTAGTGGTCATATAGTAGAACTAGTAGCTAAAGAGTACCTTAGTTATTTTCATGATAAGAATATTCAAGCCCTGATTTTAGGTTGTACACATTATCCAATTATCAAAGAAAGTATTGCAAAAATTTTAGATGTAAAACTTATAGATCCATCATTACAAGCTAGCAAAATGCTTTATTCGTTACTTTTTGAGAATAAGCTCTTAAACACTACTAAATCTAATCCAGAATATAGGTTTTATGTGACTGATATTCCTTTGAAATTTAGATCAGTTGGTGAGATGTTTCTGCAAACAGAAATGCAACATCTTGAGATAGTAAGTTTAGATAGCTACTAAAAATTATTAATACTTGTATAAAGGTTTCTTTTAAATGAAACTAAAAACTTGTATGATTTGCTAAACTAGTTATTAGAGCGAGTATTGCAAATGTATGATAGAGATAGTAGAAATGTTATATTACTTGCCGGGATTGGTGCAATCCTTGAGTTTTATGACTTTGTTTTATATATGATTTTTTCTAAAGAAATTTCAGCAACATTTTTTGCACAAATCACTAACCCAACAATTAAAGCCTTT
Proteins encoded in this window:
- a CDS encoding nuclease-related domain-containing protein; the protein is MAIESRLKKNRLFLRFTWARLRNYLIRARKSLYASIILCGLIVGVDLYLGNVEFVTQSLEIGITLAFILFVFFFLITKDDNPVDIIISGAEGETTVLDELKKLDNNFVLFNRVVLPDEKSTVGNREIDFVAISRKGIYIIEVKNNRGYIEVENMAERWNVSKTSQNNKIYAKTIKNPIRQTFAQKKVLQTFLYNQKIYIKGVPVVTIVIFANEDAQLSENFIADDANQAVLSLENLIPFIKAKEEYLEKMPTCSRRKIIRKLEKK
- the murI gene encoding glutamate racemase; its protein translation is MLDNRPIGVFDSGIGGLTIVKNLMSILPNEDIIYFGDIARIPYGTKSRATIQKFAAQTAKFLIDQEVKAIIIACNTISAIAKDIVQEIAKAIPVIDVITAGVSLVDNLNTVGVIATPATINSNAYALQIHKKNPNIEVYSNPCGLFVSMIEEGFVSGHIVELVAKEYLSYFHDKNIQALILGCTHYPIIKESIAKILDVKLIDPSLQASKMLYSLLFENKLLNTTKSNPEYRFYVTDIPLKFRSVGEMFLQTEMQHLEIVSLDSY